ACTATACTGAAATTGTGCCAGGAGGTTATGTGCTTTTGATAAACAGGCATGATGTAAAAACATCTGATTATAATATTGAGCTTGAGTATCTAGACGGCTAAAGACGGCCGGACTCTGGGCATTGGTAGCGGGGATTGGTCATATGCACGCATTTGCGCAAAAAAAAATCAAGCAGCACATGGAAAGCGAGTTCAAGCGCGACAGCGACATATTCAAATCATTCAAGGAGCTTGAGCACAAGGCAAGGCAAAACAGCGAAAGCGCGGTGAAAAGGCTTGTCGAAAGCGAGCAAAAAAAAGCAAAGGCCAAAAAGCTGGAGCAAAGAAAAAAACGGCGCAAAAGCCTGCGCAAGCTGAAAAAGAGGCTGGAGCAGCTCCACGAGCTTGGCGACAAGGAAAAGATGTGGGGCATGGTCGAAAAAAGGAAAAGGGAACAGGGGTCAAAAAAGCAGGAGGGAGATGAGGGAGGCAAAGGCGGCAGCCCCAAGTTCGGCTAGCCAATAACATGTGGCAGGGGCACAGGCCCAGCACCATATATCCCTCATTGGAAAGTATCTTTCAGTGATTCAAATTTCTGCGGCCGCCTCCCAGTCCGAATTAAAAATTTCCTGGAATTGGCCGACAAAATTTCCCTCAACAATGACTGCGGCTTCCCTGTTTTTTGAAAGTGCAGACTTGGAAAAATTGATGCTGCCTATAAGGGCCTTATTGCCATCAACGACAATTGACTTGGCATGCGTGAGGGCAAAGTCATTGGATGCAATGCGGACTTTTACCCCTCCTTGCTGGAGAAAACGTGCCATACTCAAGACCTTGCCGCTGTCAATGGTCCTCAGCTCAAGGATTACGCGGACATCAACCCCCTGTTGCGCCTTGTCGATAAGCTTTTGCGCCACTGACTTTTCCGTGAAGACATACATTTCAATGTCTATGCTTTTTTGCGCGCTGTCCAGAAGCCCCAATATTTCATCATCAGAGCCTGGAGAGAAAACTGCCCGCGCAGATGAAACCTGCTGCCAGGATGGGACAAGCATGCCAATACCAATCAAGGCAAGCACAACCACGGCCGCCGCAAGAAAGCCCAGGATTGAGAATTTGAGTTTTTCGCCCATTGTTCGGCCCCAAAATTTCAGTTTTAATTTCCGGGC
This genomic stretch from Candidatus Parvarchaeota archaeon harbors:
- a CDS encoding DUF1669 domain-containing protein, which translates into the protein MGEKLKFSILGFLAAAVVVLALIGIGMLVPSWQQVSSARAVFSPGSDDEILGLLDSAQKSIDIEMYVFTEKSVAQKLIDKAQQGVDVRVILELRTIDSGKVLSMARFLQQGGVKVRIASNDFALTHAKSIVVDGNKALIGSINFSKSALSKNREAAVIVEGNFVGQFQEIFNSDWEAAAEI